Below is a genomic region from Gemmatimonadota bacterium.
TTCCCGACATCGGCAAAGGCTTTTTGATGCCGTCGTTTTCCCAGGCGGTTAAGGCCGTAGATAAGACCGTAACACCCCGGCGAATTACAGGCGTGATCTGGGCATCGCTCGCCGTGGGCTTTGTGATTTCGATTGTCAACACGCTCTACTTGAGTTATGAATACGGGGCTTATAATCTGGGAAATATGGGCCTCAAGCACGTTGGTCCGCGGGCATTTGATTTTGCGATGAACGCGATCCGTAATCCCCTGGGACTCGGAGGTGATGGCCGCGTGATGTGGGCGGGAGTTGGTGCCAGTGCGATGGCGATTTTGACTCTAATCCGTTACTGGATCCCCGCCTGGCCGTTGCATCCAATTGGGCTGGCCATGCAAGGGAACTACGGTGTGAGTAAAACCGTATTCTCGGTATTTATTGTATGGTCAATCAAAGTTGTCGTGATGAAGATGGGCGGTGCGCAGCTATACGAAAAAGGAAAACCGTTTTTCATCGGCCTGCTGGCAGCGCAAGCATTCAGCACGGGATTGGTATTTGTCATAGATTGCATCTGGTTCCCCCTGCAGGGACACAATGTACACAACTTTTAGAGCGCAATGATTACCCGAAGAACATTTATACAACAAAGCCTCGCAACTGCGGGTGTGCTGGCAATTGCCCCGTCGGCTTTTGCATCAAAACCACAGGTGATGACTGTAACCGGGCCGATAACACCCGAGCAGATGGGGCTCACCCTCCCCCACGAACACATCATGTCTATTTTCGGCGGACAGCCAGTCAAAGTGGCGCAATACGACGAAGAAAAATTATTCGCCAGGGTTATCCCCTATCTCAAAATGTTAAAAGTATTTGGCGTGCAAACCATTTGTGAATGTACGGGGGCTTATTTTGGACGGCGCGTGGATTTGCTCCGGCGCATCTCACGAGAAACCGGGATGCAAATACTGACCAATACCGGATATTTTGGCGCAGCGCACGATCGCTACGTGCCAGCACACGCCTTTGAAGAAACAGTTGATCAAATTGCCCAACGCTGGATTGATGAGTGGGAAAACGGGATTGACGGGACAGATATTCGCCCGGGATTTATCAAAATTGGCGTTGACCCCGGCATGCCCTCTGACATAGACAAAAAACTCATTTTGGCGGCGGGCAAAACCCATCTCAAAACGGGTCTGACAATTGTCTCGCACACAAGTGGCAGCACGGATGCGGCTGTTGAGCAGGTTGCGCTGCTCGAAGAAATGGGCGTCCATCCCGAGGCGTGGATCTGGGCACACGCACAACGCGTCAAAGATCCCGCCGACCTGACCCCCGTTGCGCAAGCAGGTGCGTGGATCGGGCTAGATAGCATCCGCGACGAAACCCTCAATCCCCATCTCGATGCACTGCGCCATATGAGAAGATTTGGCGTTTTGCCCCGGGTTTTACTTTCTCACGACGGAAATTCATTTGGATATGGCGACCGTCCTTTTAAGCCTTATAATGCCATTTTTGACCAATTTATTCCACTGATGCGAAAAGCGAACTTTACCGATGAAGACATTCACCAGATCACCGTAAAAAATCCTCAAGAAGCATTTGCCATTCGGATTCGCAAAGCACAGCAAGATGACTTTGACTACTGACAACAACCGGAGATAATTATGAACCGACGCGAGTTCATCAAACAAACTGCCGTAGCGACCGTTGCAATGCCATCAATACTTCGGGCACAGACAGATGATCGTCCCAATATTGTATTGTTTTTGGCTGACGATATGACGTGGCGAGACTGCGGCGTATATGGCAATGCAGAAGTACAAACGCCAAATCTGGATCGCCTATCGCGTGAAGGCATGCGTTTTGATGGCTGTTTTACCTCCACGTCAATTTGCGCGCCCACCCGTCAGCAATTGTACACCGGAATGTTTCCAATACGCAATGGCGCATATCCCCAGGGGGGATTTGTGCATCCGGGTGTTAAGAGCATGGCGCATCATTTCAAAGCACTGGGCTATCGCGTTGGAATCATTGGAAAACAACACTACGGACCATCCGAATCATTTCCCTTTGAGGTATTGAAAACAACCAGAACCAATGAATTGCTGGATTCCGATGCGTCAATCCAGGTTATTCAAGAATTCATCAATCGAGAACCGGGACAGCCCTATTGTCTGATCGTCGCATCTCGCAATCCCCACCTGCCATATACAAAAGGGCCGCAGGACATGTACGATCCGGATAAAGTGACGATTCCACCGTATTTAATCGACACCCCGGAAACGCGAAAACGATTGGCGGCGTACTATGCCGAAATTACCGCACTGGACGCCGAGTTGGGCCGATGTCTGCAAATCATATCGGATAACACACTCGTGGTTTTCTCCACGGAACAGGGATCAGCATTCCCCTATGGCGGCAAGTGGACGTGTTATGAAAACGGGTTGCACACCGGGCTGATCATGCGCTGGCCGGGCAAAATTGAGGCGGGTTCATCCTGCGATGCTCTCGTGCAATATGTGGATATTTTGCCAACGCTCCTACAAGTCGCAGGCGGCGATCCCGCACAAGTCGATACGGGCAAAGCAGGCGCGCCAGATGGAGGATCTGGATTTGACGGAAAAAGTTTTTGGCATCTCGTCGCAGGAAATGGCAATCATCACCGGGATTACGTATATGGCGCTTATACCAATCGCGGTGTTCGAGACGGGACAGATTATCCGATTCGCTCGGTGCGCTCCAGAAGATATAAATACATCGCAAATCTCAATCACGAAGGTGTGTTTCAGTGCAATGTGACGCGGTTTATGGACGAAATGGGATGGGCAGAAGCAGCCCAAAAAAATCCAGCACTCGCGCCCCGGGTACACGCCTTGCGGCATCGCCCGGCAGTGGAATTTTACGACCTGGAAAACGATCCCTACGAGTTGGAAAATTTATCTGGAGACGCCCAATACGCAGGTATCATGAAAGAGATGCGGACGGAACTCGATGCGTGGATGGCGCAGCAAAATGACCGTGGAATGGAAACCGAATTGGAAGCGTACGCCCATGTGAATCCAGCATCTGCAAAGTACAAACAGTATCGTGAATCCCAAAAAAAATAAAAAATAGGAGAACTTTGTGTCCACAAGTAAAACAGATCAAAAAGCAGCACCCTGGGGCGAGGGCGAACCCATTGGGCGGGATTATCCGCCGATTCCATTGCTCGAAAAGATCGCTTATGGCGTCGGCGTCCTGCCGATGAACACAAGTGTCAATTCGATCAAAAAGCTCTCAGGCCCCATTTTTAATATTACGCTGGGCATGCATCCATCTAAGGTTGGCACTGTCCTGTTGCTCTCCCGAGGCTGGGATGCGATTACCGATCCCTTTATGGGATGGCTTTCGGACAACACAAAATCTCGCTGGGGCCGGCGCAGACCCTATCTCTTTCTGGGCGCTATTTTGACGGCCATTGGCTACGCACTCATTTTGAACGTGCCCCAAGGACTGAGTCAAGACGCACTATATGCGTATTTTATGTTTGCCAGTCTGGGCCTCTACACCTGTGTCACCATTTTGCAAGTATCCTACAACAGTCTCGGCTTTGAACTGAGCCACAACTATCACGAGCGGACAAATATCTTTGCGTACCGCTCGTTTTTTCAGCAGATCAGCACCATTCTCGTGGGCTATCTCTTCTATTTTTGCACACTCGATATTTTTGGCGACACCATGACGGGAGCCAAATACGTCGGCATTGGCGTTGGCCTGGTCATTTTTATATTTTTATTACCCACTGTTTTTCTCGTGCGCGAAGGCCACTCAGAACAGGCAGCTAAACAGGAAAAAGTACCCGTCGGTTGGGCGATCAAAACAACCCTGAAGACCAAACCATTCCTCATCCTGAGTAGCCTGACGGTCGTAACTATTTTTGGTGGCAATTTCACGCTGGCATTGGGACCTTATGTCAACATCTATCACGTTGCCCAGGGAGATGTAAAATTTGGAGCCGAGATACAAGGACACGCTATTCTCATCGGAACCATCGTATCCTTCGCCGCCATTCCCGTATTGACCTATTTGTCCTCTCGAATTGGAAAGATCAAAACCCTTGGTATTTCAATCTCCTCCCTTCTCCTCGGTTCTATTTTGAAGTGGTTCTGCTATACGCCAGCAATGCCCTATTTGCAACTCATCGTACAGCCCTTTATCCGCATCGGCGAAATGGGCTTCTGGCTCATTATTACGTCGATGAAAGCCGATATCTGCGACTGGGATGAATGGAAAACCGGCTTTCGGCGCGAAGGCATGTACGGCGCGGCAACGGGCTGGTTTCAAAAAGTGACACAGGCGACCACATTCGCGCTCGGGCAGGGATATATTCTGGCAATCATTGGATTTGACGCTACAAAAGGTGTGGCACAAGATCCAGGCGTGATGTTCTGGATGCGCTTTCTCTTTGCCGTATTGCCCGCGATCCTGGCCGTGGCGGGATTGATCCTGTTAAAATTTTATGAAATCGACGACGAAAAAGCCAAAGAGATTAAGGCAGATCTGGATAAACGAAATAATTGAGTGAAAATCATGGCAGAGCGATTCAAACAACTCTCGGAAACAACACCCGTGCGGGCGGTGACAACGCGGTCGGTAATTGCATCGGTAGTGGTGATCACTGCAAGCGTACTGTGGAATGAGTGGATGCCGTACTACACGTCGGGATCGAATATCAGCCGCAGCCATTTCCCCATGGCGTTCTTCTTTCCGTTTTTGAT
It encodes:
- a CDS encoding sulfatase is translated as MNRREFIKQTAVATVAMPSILRAQTDDRPNIVLFLADDMTWRDCGVYGNAEVQTPNLDRLSREGMRFDGCFTSTSICAPTRQQLYTGMFPIRNGAYPQGGFVHPGVKSMAHHFKALGYRVGIIGKQHYGPSESFPFEVLKTTRTNELLDSDASIQVIQEFINREPGQPYCLIVASRNPHLPYTKGPQDMYDPDKVTIPPYLIDTPETRKRLAAYYAEITALDAELGRCLQIISDNTLVVFSTEQGSAFPYGGKWTCYENGLHTGLIMRWPGKIEAGSSCDALVQYVDILPTLLQVAGGDPAQVDTGKAGAPDGGSGFDGKSFWHLVAGNGNHHRDYVYGAYTNRGVRDGTDYPIRSVRSRRYKYIANLNHEGVFQCNVTRFMDEMGWAEAAQKNPALAPRVHALRHRPAVEFYDLENDPYELENLSGDAQYAGIMKEMRTELDAWMAQQNDRGMETELEAYAHVNPASAKYKQYRESQKK
- a CDS encoding MFS transporter, which produces MSTSKTDQKAAPWGEGEPIGRDYPPIPLLEKIAYGVGVLPMNTSVNSIKKLSGPIFNITLGMHPSKVGTVLLLSRGWDAITDPFMGWLSDNTKSRWGRRRPYLFLGAILTAIGYALILNVPQGLSQDALYAYFMFASLGLYTCVTILQVSYNSLGFELSHNYHERTNIFAYRSFFQQISTILVGYLFYFCTLDIFGDTMTGAKYVGIGVGLVIFIFLLPTVFLVREGHSEQAAKQEKVPVGWAIKTTLKTKPFLILSSLTVVTIFGGNFTLALGPYVNIYHVAQGDVKFGAEIQGHAILIGTIVSFAAIPVLTYLSSRIGKIKTLGISISSLLLGSILKWFCYTPAMPYLQLIVQPFIRIGEMGFWLIITSMKADICDWDEWKTGFRREGMYGAATGWFQKVTQATTFALGQGYILAIIGFDATKGVAQDPGVMFWMRFLFAVLPAILAVAGLILLKFYEIDDEKAKEIKADLDKRNN
- a CDS encoding phosphotriesterase gives rise to the protein MITRRTFIQQSLATAGVLAIAPSAFASKPQVMTVTGPITPEQMGLTLPHEHIMSIFGGQPVKVAQYDEEKLFARVIPYLKMLKVFGVQTICECTGAYFGRRVDLLRRISRETGMQILTNTGYFGAAHDRYVPAHAFEETVDQIAQRWIDEWENGIDGTDIRPGFIKIGVDPGMPSDIDKKLILAAGKTHLKTGLTIVSHTSGSTDAAVEQVALLEEMGVHPEAWIWAHAQRVKDPADLTPVAQAGAWIGLDSIRDETLNPHLDALRHMRRFGVLPRVLLSHDGNSFGYGDRPFKPYNAIFDQFIPLMRKANFTDEDIHQITVKNPQEAFAIRIRKAQQDDFDY